CGTTCGCCGTGGTCACGGCGGGGGCCCTCGGTCTCACCCTGCTGCCGGGGACGACCGCCCCGGCGGTGTCGACACCCGCCACCGGGGGCGCGACGTACAGCTATCCCCCGGTGGTCGTGGAGGAGACGCCGGGCATCACGCCGCCGGACAACCCCGAGGGACTGTCCCCGGCCGAGCGGGAGCGCCGCGCGCAGTACCAGCAGAAGATGGCGGCTCTGCTGGACGAGCTGCTGCCCGCGACGATCACCGACATCAGCCCGGTGAAGGACCGGACGCCCGAGTACCGGATCACGGCGGGCGGCGAGACCTTCCGCATGGTCGCGTCGGTGCGACCGGGCAACGAGATGTCCCTCCTGTACTGCGAGAACAAGCCGAAGGACGCGCCCACCTGCGAGGAGGACACGCGGCTGAGGAGCGGGCCAATGAGCGAGTGGCCGACCTGGAGGGTGACCAAGCAGTACTGGTACCGCAAGAGCGTGGTCGCGCTCATCGTGTACGCCGGGAAGGCGGAGGCGCCGGTGACGCTGCGCGATCTGGTCGACGTCGCCGAGGACCCGCGCTTCCTGGAGCTGGTGAAGGAAGCGGACGCGCGTCCGGTGGAGGCGGAGGAGCCGCCGTTCGTCCTGGAACGCCTTTCCCCGACGGAGGTTGCCGAACTGTCCTCCGGGAAGGGTCAGCGGGCCCGGTAGACCAGTCGGCCGTCGATGACCGTGGCGACGCAGGTCGACGGGCCGAGGCGGACCAGAGCGGCCCGGTCGGCGACGTCGAAGACGGCGAAGCGGGCCGGGCCGCCCGGCACGAGACCGGGCAGCAGCACCAGCGGCGCCGGCGAGAAGGACGGTGGCCCGGGGAGCGTGTCCGGGCGGCGGCCGATGACCAGGCCGGCCCTGCGTACGGCGTCCACGGCGCCCCGGCCTCGCAGTTCACCGGCGACGCCGACCGTCCCGTGGGCCAGGAGCTGCTGCACGCCGCGGCGCGCGGAGGCGCCGCGGCGGGAGGGGTCCATCCGGAAGATCCGCTGCGCCCGCTCCCCGGGGATCGGCTCGGTGCCGAACCCCGCGGCCTCCCGGGGGTCCGGGTGGTACATGCCTTCGAGCAGCTCGGGCCCGTACGGGTTGAGCAGTCCGGGCGTGAGGATGCCGGGCCACTGCCGCACCCGCGCCTCGGGGCGCAGGGCGGCCAGGTCCTCGTACGGGCCGACGGCGGCGACGAGGGCGCCGTCGACCAGGACGGCGGTCTCGGGCGACGCCTCGGCGAAGTGGATCGTCAGCATGGCGCCGTCAGTTGGCGTCGAGGAGCTTCAGCTCGGGGTGAGCCGTGCCGCCCTCGATCGCCGTGGACGAGATGTGCGAGGCGACGCGCTCGTCGACCGGGTCGTTCGCCGGGTCGTCGTGGACGACGAGGTGCTCGTACGTCGTGGCGCGCTGCGCCGGGACGCGGTCCGCCGTGCGGATCATGTCGATCATCTCGCGCAGGTTGGAGCGGTGCTTGGCACCCGCCGAGGAGACGACGTTCTCCTCCAGCATGATCGAGCCGAGGTCGTCGGCGCCGTAGTGCAGGGTCAGCTGGCCGATCTCCTTGCCCGTGGTGAGCCACGAGCCCTGGATGTGCGCGATGTTGTCGAAGAACAGCCGGGCGATCGCGATCATGCGCAGGTACTCGAAGAGCGTGGCGTGCGTGCGGCCCTTGAGGTGGTTGTTCTCGGGCTGGTACGTGTACGGGATGAAGGCCCGGAAGCCGCCCGTCCGGTCCTGCACGTCACGGATCATCCGCAGGTGCTCGATCCGCTCGGCGTTGGTCTCGCCGGTGCCCATCAGCATGGTGGAGGTCGACTCGACGCCCAGCTTGTGGGCGATCTCCATGATCTCCAGCCAGCGCTCGCCGCTCTCCTTGAGCGGGGCGATGGCCTTGCGCGGCCGCTCGGGGAGCAGCTCGGCGCCGGCGCCCGCGAAGGAGTCGAGACCGGCGGCGTGGATGCGGGTGATCGCCTCCTCGACGGAGACGCCGGAGATCCGGGCCATGTGCTCGACCTCGGAGGCGCCGAGGGAGTGGATGACCAGCTGCGGGTAGGCCTGCTTGATCGCGGCGAAGTGCTTCTCGTAGTACTCGACGCCGTAGTCCGGGTGGTGGCCGCCCTGGAACATGATCTGGGTGCCGCCGAGCTCCACGGTCTCCGCGCAGCGGCGCAGGATGTCGTCGAGGTCCCGGGACCAGCCCTTCTTCGTGTCCTTCGGAGCGGCGTAGAACGCGCAGAACTTGCACGCCGTCACGCAGACGTTCGTGTAGTTGATGTTCCGCTCGATGATGTACGTCGCGATGTGCTCGGTCCCCGCGTACCGGCGGCGGCGCACGGCGTCGGCGGCGGCGCCCAGCGCGTGCAGGGGCGCCGAGCGGTAGAGGTCGAGCGCCTCCTCGGGGGTGATCCGGCCACCCGCGGCTGCGCGGTCGAGAACAGACTGGAGCTCGGCCTTCTCGGTCACCGGGTACGTCCCTTTCGGAGGGGTTCTGATCGTCCGAACCAGCGTACGCCAGGGGTTCTCACGGCTTCCCCAGGG
The sequence above is a segment of the Streptomyces sp. NBC_01255 genome. Coding sequences within it:
- the mqnC gene encoding cyclic dehypoxanthinyl futalosine synthase — encoded protein: MTEKAELQSVLDRAAAGGRITPEEALDLYRSAPLHALGAAADAVRRRRYAGTEHIATYIIERNINYTNVCVTACKFCAFYAAPKDTKKGWSRDLDDILRRCAETVELGGTQIMFQGGHHPDYGVEYYEKHFAAIKQAYPQLVIHSLGASEVEHMARISGVSVEEAITRIHAAGLDSFAGAGAELLPERPRKAIAPLKESGERWLEIMEIAHKLGVESTSTMLMGTGETNAERIEHLRMIRDVQDRTGGFRAFIPYTYQPENNHLKGRTHATLFEYLRMIAIARLFFDNIAHIQGSWLTTGKEIGQLTLHYGADDLGSIMLEENVVSSAGAKHRSNLREMIDMIRTADRVPAQRATTYEHLVVHDDPANDPVDERVASHISSTAIEGGTAHPELKLLDAN